From Acidobacteriota bacterium, a single genomic window includes:
- the uvrB gene encoding excinuclease ABC subunit UvrB: MESSTDRFALVSDFELKGDQARAIDELEAGLRRGDPYQVLLGVTGSGKTFSMAQVVARVNRPTLVMVHNKTLAAQLFQEFRRFFPHNAVEYFVSYYDYYQPEAYMPATDTYIEKEATTNDEIDRMRLSATRSLMERRDVLIVASVSCIYGLGSPEAYYGMLLPIERGQRIGRDEILRKLVEIQYERNDYEFTRGTFRVRGDIVEVFPSYDESAIRIELFGDEVDALASFDPLTGKVRRRFDRLAVYPKTHFVTPRDRTRQAVESIKAELTERLATLQADGKLLESQRLHQRTMFDLEMMREIGYCHGIENYSRHLTGRRPGEPPPTLLDYLPSDALVVVDESHQTVPQIRGMYHGDRSRKEVLVNYGFRLPSALDNRPLTFDEWEARAQQVVFVSATPGPHELRKAGGVVVEQIIRPTGLVDPPIEVRPVGGQVDDLLAEIRARAAAGERVLVTTLTKRMAEDLTQYYHELGVRVRYLHSDIETLERVEILRDLRRGAFDVLIGINLLREGLDLPEVSLVAILDADKEGFLRSAGSLIQTSGRASRNVHGRVIMYANRVTDSMKTAISETGRRRQLQEAYNEEHGITPASIVKAIDGGLTSVYERDYMGVPSVGDGGEPYMTQAQIDARIAELGREMKTAAANLEFEKAASMRDQIKRFRARSLGVDDPALLSGGTVDLI, encoded by the coding sequence ATGGAATCCTCGACTGACCGATTCGCGCTCGTCTCCGACTTCGAACTGAAGGGCGATCAGGCCCGCGCCATCGACGAACTTGAGGCCGGCCTGCGACGCGGCGATCCGTACCAGGTTCTGCTTGGCGTGACGGGATCGGGTAAGACGTTCAGCATGGCCCAGGTGGTGGCGCGGGTGAATCGGCCCACCCTCGTGATGGTCCACAACAAGACGCTGGCGGCCCAGTTGTTCCAGGAGTTCCGCCGCTTCTTTCCGCACAATGCCGTCGAGTACTTCGTCAGCTACTACGACTACTACCAGCCGGAAGCGTACATGCCGGCAACCGATACGTACATCGAGAAGGAAGCGACCACCAACGACGAGATCGACCGGATGCGCCTCTCGGCGACCCGATCGCTTATGGAGCGCCGGGACGTGCTGATTGTGGCCAGCGTGTCGTGCATCTATGGCCTGGGTTCGCCGGAGGCCTACTACGGCATGTTGCTCCCGATCGAGCGCGGCCAGCGCATCGGCCGCGACGAGATCCTGCGGAAGCTCGTCGAGATCCAGTACGAGCGCAACGACTACGAGTTCACGCGCGGCACCTTCCGCGTCCGCGGCGATATCGTCGAGGTGTTTCCGTCGTACGACGAGTCGGCCATCCGGATCGAGCTCTTCGGCGACGAAGTCGACGCGCTCGCGTCATTCGACCCGCTGACGGGCAAGGTCCGTCGCCGTTTCGACCGCCTGGCGGTCTATCCCAAGACCCATTTCGTCACGCCGCGCGATCGCACGCGACAGGCCGTTGAATCCATCAAGGCCGAGCTGACGGAACGGCTGGCGACGCTGCAGGCCGACGGGAAGCTCCTGGAGTCGCAGCGCCTGCACCAGCGCACCATGTTCGACCTCGAGATGATGCGCGAGATCGGGTACTGCCACGGAATCGAGAACTACTCGCGCCACCTGACCGGTCGGCGCCCGGGCGAACCGCCGCCGACGCTGCTGGACTATCTGCCGTCAGATGCGCTGGTGGTCGTCGACGAGAGCCACCAGACCGTGCCGCAGATTCGAGGCATGTATCACGGGGATCGGTCTCGCAAAGAAGTGCTCGTCAATTACGGATTCAGGCTGCCCTCGGCGCTCGACAACCGCCCGCTGACCTTTGACGAATGGGAGGCGCGGGCACAGCAGGTCGTCTTTGTGTCCGCGACGCCGGGGCCCCACGAGCTTCGCAAGGCGGGTGGCGTGGTGGTCGAGCAGATCATCCGTCCCACGGGCCTGGTCGATCCCCCGATCGAGGTCAGGCCGGTCGGCGGACAGGTGGATGATCTGCTGGCCGAGATCCGAGCGCGCGCCGCCGCGGGCGAACGGGTGCTGGTGACGACGCTCACCAAACGCATGGCGGAGGACCTGACCCAGTATTACCACGAGCTCGGCGTTCGTGTGCGCTACCTGCATTCAGACATCGAAACGCTCGAACGGGTGGAGATTCTTCGCGACTTGCGGCGTGGCGCATTCGACGTGCTGATCGGCATCAACCTCTTGCGCGAAGGGCTCGACCTCCCGGAGGTGTCGTTGGTGGCCATCCTCGACGCCGACAAGGAGGGGTTCCTTCGTTCAGCCGGATCGCTGATTCAGACCTCCGGCCGTGCCTCGCGCAACGTGCATGGCCGGGTCATCATGTACGCCAACAGGGTCACCGATTCGATGAAGACCGCCATCAGCGAAACCGGGCGGCGTCGGCAACTGCAGGAGGCGTATAACGAAGAGCACGGGATCACGCCCGCCTCGATTGTGAAGGCGATTGACGGCGGCCTGACCAGCGTCTACGAACGCGACTACATGGGCGTGCCGTCCGTTGGCGATGGAGGCGAACCGTACATGACCCAGGCCCAGATTGACGCGAGAATCGCGGAACTGGGGCGGGAGATGAAGACCGCCGCGGCCAACCTGGAGTTCGAGAAGGCGGCGTCGATGCGGGATCAGATCAAACGGTTCCGGGCCAGAAGCCTCGGCGTGGACGACCCAGCCTTGCTGTCTGGCGGGACGGTCGA
- a CDS encoding VWA domain-containing protein, protein MKLAVTAVGLLVLAAAGRPGAQVFRSNVDLVSLGVTVVDKRGTLVTDLAEPDFEVYEDGKRQELKFFSRGGESTASAELHLGLLFDTSGSMDEDIALSRTAAVKFLNALSEAVDVTLVDFDTEVRVARYGQNDFARLIERIRLRKPDGMTALYDALGVYLHGAGSQEGRKILVAYSDGGDNTSSINYGGVIDLLKASDVTMYMIGFLDHQGSSYQFEARSRIQRLTEPTGGQAFFPSSVKDIESAYEKVLAEIKAQYTVGYLSTNARTDGKWRKVEIKITRPDLKTRSRQGYFAPYRRRP, encoded by the coding sequence GTGAAGCTCGCGGTGACAGCGGTTGGTCTGCTCGTGCTGGCGGCGGCCGGGCGCCCGGGCGCACAGGTATTCAGATCGAATGTCGATCTGGTAAGCCTCGGCGTCACCGTCGTTGACAAGCGCGGCACGCTGGTCACCGACTTGGCCGAGCCCGACTTCGAGGTCTACGAGGACGGCAAGCGGCAAGAGCTGAAGTTCTTCTCGCGCGGCGGGGAATCGACCGCGTCGGCCGAACTCCACCTCGGCCTGCTGTTCGACACGAGCGGCAGCATGGACGAGGATATCGCGCTGTCGCGGACGGCGGCGGTGAAGTTCCTGAACGCCCTGTCCGAGGCGGTCGACGTCACGCTGGTGGATTTCGACACCGAAGTGCGAGTGGCCCGGTATGGTCAGAACGACTTCGCTCGGCTGATTGAGCGGATTCGCCTTCGAAAACCGGATGGGATGACGGCGCTGTACGATGCGCTGGGCGTCTATCTTCACGGCGCAGGATCCCAGGAGGGGCGGAAGATCCTGGTCGCCTACAGCGACGGCGGCGACAACACAAGCTCGATCAACTACGGGGGCGTCATCGATCTGCTCAAAGCGTCAGACGTGACGATGTACATGATCGGGTTTCTGGACCATCAGGGATCGTCGTACCAGTTCGAGGCCCGATCGCGGATTCAGCGGCTGACGGAACCCACCGGTGGCCAGGCGTTCTTCCCCTCGTCGGTCAAGGACATCGAATCGGCGTACGAGAAGGTGCTCGCCGAAATCAAGGCGCAGTACACCGTTGGATACCTGTCGACCAACGCCCGCACGGACGGCAAGTGGCGGAAGGTCGAGATCAAGATCACGCGCCCGGATCTCAAGACGCGATCGCGTCAGGGATATTTCGCGCCATACCGGAGACGCCCGTGA
- a CDS encoding DHH family phosphoesterase: protein MKCLSVCHSELVIRTLEQVLPPQFDVEFLVDSRPLARRLHEAGVAISAGDLRKTDTYLKADLSPHTCVIVEDNGRQSLKRVLQAITGAGGTLIYVLATPMGGADGSAAKREEQLRAQFPELGFLSLAELVGGPLVTEVSRSLTRARVQQYQRYFNDADRILILLHNDPDPDAMASGLALRNVLRRTKTTAIIGALQGVTRPENQRMVNLLDIQVETLTEHSVKEFERIAMVDVQPHYFGGLLDRVDLVIDHHPPQAGYGALFKDIRPNYGSTSTILTEHLRAVDVNISERTATAMLYAIKSDTLFFNRQANRVDIEAFSYLYPLADAAMIRKMEGAEITFERLAYVTRAQQTGLAGDQVFSAFLGTIPREDFIPYVADFFLQLEDVKWTVISGIVNDTLVLSVRNLGYTRNAGEMVRRLFGDIGNAGGHRAMAKAVVPLQAFVERHGQLTPEQINVTIRELALQFLRDHNPADKKK from the coding sequence ATGAAGTGCCTGTCCGTCTGCCACAGCGAACTGGTGATCAGGACACTCGAGCAGGTTCTGCCACCGCAGTTCGATGTTGAATTTCTCGTCGACAGCCGCCCGCTGGCGCGACGGCTCCACGAGGCTGGCGTCGCCATCAGCGCCGGGGATCTTCGCAAGACCGACACCTATCTCAAAGCCGATCTGTCCCCGCACACCTGCGTCATCGTCGAAGACAACGGCCGGCAGAGTCTCAAGCGGGTGCTGCAGGCGATCACCGGCGCGGGTGGCACGCTCATCTATGTGTTGGCGACGCCGATGGGCGGCGCCGACGGAAGCGCGGCGAAGCGCGAAGAACAGCTGCGGGCCCAGTTTCCGGAGCTGGGATTCCTGTCACTCGCCGAACTGGTCGGCGGACCGCTGGTCACCGAAGTCAGCCGCTCGCTGACCCGCGCCCGGGTGCAGCAATACCAGCGCTACTTCAATGACGCGGACCGCATCCTGATCCTGCTCCACAACGATCCCGACCCCGACGCGATGGCCTCAGGGCTGGCGCTGCGCAACGTGCTGCGGCGCACCAAGACGACGGCCATCATCGGGGCGCTCCAGGGCGTGACTCGCCCCGAAAATCAGCGCATGGTCAACCTGCTCGACATCCAGGTCGAGACGCTGACGGAACACTCGGTCAAGGAATTCGAGCGCATCGCGATGGTGGACGTGCAACCCCACTACTTCGGCGGCCTGCTCGACAGAGTCGACCTCGTGATCGACCACCATCCACCGCAAGCCGGATACGGCGCGCTTTTCAAGGACATCCGGCCCAACTACGGCTCGACCAGCACGATCCTGACCGAGCACCTGCGTGCTGTCGACGTGAACATCTCCGAGCGCACGGCGACGGCGATGTTGTACGCCATCAAGTCGGATACGCTGTTTTTCAACCGCCAGGCCAACCGCGTCGATATTGAGGCGTTCTCCTATCTCTACCCGCTGGCGGATGCCGCGATGATTCGGAAGATGGAGGGCGCGGAAATCACGTTCGAACGGCTGGCGTACGTCACGCGTGCCCAGCAGACCGGGCTCGCAGGCGACCAGGTCTTCTCAGCATTCCTCGGGACGATTCCCCGCGAGGATTTCATCCCGTACGTCGCCGACTTCTTCCTCCAGCTTGAGGACGTCAAATGGACGGTGATCTCCGGCATCGTCAACGACACGCTCGTCCTCTCGGTGAGAAATCTCGGCTACACCCGCAACGCGGGTGAGATGGTGCGGAGACTCTTTGGGGATATCGGCAATGCGGGCGGCCATCGGGCAATGGCCAAGGCCGTCGTCCCCCTGCAGGCGTTTGTCGAGCGCCACGGTCAGCTGACGCCCGAACAGATCAACGTCACGATCAGGGAACTCGCCCTGCAGTTTCTCCGCGACCACAATCCGGCTGATAAGAAGAAATAG
- a CDS encoding patatin-like phospholipase family protein, producing MAGREPYSSKTRTALVLTGTGTAGAYHAGVLKALGEAGVRIDLVAGHGVGVVGACFAAIDGAEPLWKADGFWREAGVRRLYPWRRILRVLGWLCGAVAGLLAVPLGLLALGLIVYPLAFLLRLVQLNASNALADGYASLVHEAFLPNRLPSWLAQIALVLAIIGVGVVAVAAARGRLRGRHRERGRFWWRAFGAPVSAREAIDHWRLALWRLISGGARVPQPDPVQLSRRYSELLSDNVGQPGFREVIALVHDVDARRDLIAAVLGEPHRAAFFGRRRRTSGWSDRANETLDLAGADRDHVVDVLAAALSLPVVTPPWPVTFAAESYWCGETHRLCDRPDATIRLLEEVVAAGAEQVIIVSATPAPDEPHALTDPRVDGRGRLGQWLLSRDTATMRDALAARMDQFRNLHLIRPEHNPVGPLDFGGAYDGRSDRMAQLTELIDMGYADAYRQFVEPVVGAADVTP from the coding sequence ATGGCCGGGCGCGAGCCCTACTCATCGAAAACCCGGACCGCGCTGGTGCTGACGGGCACCGGAACGGCCGGGGCGTACCACGCCGGCGTGCTCAAGGCACTGGGCGAGGCGGGCGTCCGCATTGATCTGGTCGCCGGTCACGGCGTTGGCGTCGTCGGCGCGTGCTTCGCCGCGATTGATGGGGCCGAACCGCTGTGGAAAGCCGATGGATTCTGGCGCGAGGCTGGCGTGCGGCGGCTCTACCCGTGGCGGCGCATCCTGCGTGTGCTTGGGTGGTTGTGTGGAGCGGTGGCCGGCCTGCTCGCCGTTCCCCTCGGCCTGCTGGCGCTGGGCCTCATCGTCTACCCACTCGCGTTTCTGCTGCGCCTGGTGCAGTTGAACGCCAGCAACGCGTTGGCTGACGGATACGCGTCGCTGGTGCACGAGGCCTTCCTGCCGAACCGCCTGCCGTCCTGGCTGGCCCAGATCGCACTGGTCCTGGCCATCATCGGCGTGGGTGTCGTGGCCGTGGCGGCGGCCCGCGGTCGTTTGCGCGGGCGCCACCGTGAGCGAGGCCGCTTCTGGTGGCGCGCGTTTGGCGCCCCTGTGAGCGCGCGGGAGGCGATTGACCATTGGCGCCTGGCGCTGTGGCGCCTGATTTCCGGTGGTGCCAGGGTGCCGCAGCCAGACCCGGTGCAGCTCTCACGCCGGTACTCGGAGCTGCTCTCGGATAACGTCGGCCAGCCGGGATTCAGGGAAGTCATCGCGCTCGTGCACGATGTCGATGCCAGGCGCGATCTGATCGCGGCCGTGCTGGGCGAGCCGCATCGAGCCGCCTTCTTTGGCCGCCGCCGCCGGACGTCGGGATGGTCCGACCGGGCGAACGAAACGCTGGACCTGGCCGGCGCGGACCGTGACCACGTGGTCGATGTCCTGGCCGCGGCGCTGTCGCTTCCCGTCGTCACGCCGCCCTGGCCGGTGACGTTCGCGGCCGAGAGCTACTGGTGCGGCGAGACTCACCGGCTGTGCGATCGCCCGGATGCGACCATCAGGCTCCTCGAAGAGGTGGTCGCGGCTGGCGCCGAACAGGTGATCATCGTGTCGGCGACGCCGGCACCGGACGAGCCGCATGCGCTCACGGATCCGCGCGTCGACGGGCGCGGCAGGCTCGGCCAGTGGCTGCTGTCGCGCGATACCGCGACGATGAGAGACGCGTTGGCGGCGCGGATGGACCAGTTCAGAAACCTCCATCTCATCAGACCGGAACACAATCCCGTCGGGCCGCTCGATTTTGGCGGGGCGTACGACGGTCGATCCGACCGGATGGCGCAACTGACCGAACTGATTGATATGGGGTACGCCGACGCCTACCGGCAGTTCGTGGAGCCGGTGGTGGGCGCGGCCGATGTCACACCGTAG
- a CDS encoding transcription elongation factor GreA: MKARILKRLEDEAGDLDRELRTELPKEIQRARELGDLSENAEYQAAKERQTFVQARMGMLRKRMAEISLMNFDRLPHDRAGFGSTVVLREDGNDGTVTYQLVMPEDADATKGLVSTSSPIGKALVNKQAGDEAVVATPTGERRFEILKLTTVHDEA; this comes from the coding sequence ATGAAGGCTCGGATTCTGAAGCGTCTCGAAGACGAAGCCGGGGATCTCGACCGGGAACTGCGGACCGAACTCCCGAAAGAGATCCAGCGGGCCCGTGAACTGGGTGATCTCAGCGAGAACGCCGAGTACCAGGCCGCCAAGGAGCGCCAGACGTTCGTGCAGGCGCGGATGGGCATGCTGCGAAAACGGATGGCCGAGATTTCGCTGATGAACTTCGATCGCCTTCCGCACGACCGCGCCGGGTTCGGGTCGACGGTCGTCCTGCGCGAGGACGGCAACGACGGGACCGTGACGTATCAACTTGTGATGCCAGAAGACGCGGACGCGACCAAGGGACTGGTTTCAACCAGTTCGCCGATTGGGAAGGCGCTGGTCAACAAGCAGGCGGGCGACGAGGCCGTCGTGGCCACACCAACCGGCGAACGTCGCTTCGAGATCCTCAAACTCACCACCGTTCACGACGAGGCTTGA
- a CDS encoding RNA methyltransferase, whose amino-acid sequence MPTHLFPSGSLIRSRQHRFVQRCRELARGHDPENGEILLDGAHLVQEALSAGLSGLTVAVRPDVREQPDVAPLLDQLMTAGAVILDASAEVIAAASPARTPSGIVAVATFKLKPLGEVFRRTPSLVVAAIDVQDPGNVGAIVRAAEAAGATGVVVAGQSADPLGWKAIRGSMGSVFRTPVACAATIEAVLDAARARGLLIVATTPSGGRGLFDMDLTRPTLVLVGGEGGGLPPTLVEAADARMRIPMDPPVESLNVAVATGVILFEARRQRLAARRL is encoded by the coding sequence ATGCCAACACACTTATTTCCTTCCGGGTCCTTAATCCGAAGCCGCCAACATCGGTTCGTCCAACGCTGCCGGGAGCTTGCCAGGGGACACGACCCCGAGAACGGCGAGATTCTGCTCGACGGCGCGCACCTGGTGCAGGAAGCGCTCTCCGCCGGGTTGAGCGGACTCACGGTGGCCGTTCGCCCCGACGTTCGGGAGCAGCCGGACGTCGCGCCGCTTCTGGACCAGTTGATGACGGCGGGGGCCGTCATTCTGGACGCGAGCGCCGAGGTCATCGCCGCCGCCAGTCCCGCACGGACGCCGTCCGGCATCGTCGCAGTTGCGACATTCAAGCTCAAGCCCCTTGGAGAGGTCTTCCGGCGGACACCATCGCTGGTCGTTGCGGCCATCGACGTTCAGGACCCGGGCAATGTCGGCGCCATCGTACGGGCCGCCGAAGCCGCAGGCGCGACCGGTGTCGTCGTCGCGGGTCAGTCGGCCGATCCGCTCGGATGGAAGGCCATCCGCGGATCGATGGGCAGCGTGTTTCGGACGCCTGTTGCCTGCGCCGCGACGATCGAGGCGGTGCTCGACGCGGCACGGGCGCGGGGGCTCCTCATCGTCGCCACGACGCCGTCGGGAGGCCGTGGTCTGTTCGACATGGACCTGACACGGCCCACGCTGGTGCTGGTCGGAGGGGAAGGCGGCGGCTTGCCACCGACGCTGGTTGAAGCGGCCGATGCCCGGATGCGGATTCCGATGGACCCACCCGTCGAATCACTCAACGTGGCGGTCGCCACGGGCGTCATCCTGTTCGAGGCGCGCCGTCAGCGCCTGGCCGCGAGGCGATTGTGA
- a CDS encoding replication-associated recombination protein A, producing MRPRSFEEYVGQDALMGPGRPLREAIERDLLQSVILWGPPGTGKTSLARLIAESTQAHFIAFSAVLAGIKEIKEVMAEAERARHARGRRTILFIDEIHRFNKAQQDAFLPRVEGGDIVLIGATTENPSFEVNAPLLSRSQVFVLQPLSESDLLTVLARATSDAERGLGADPVDVEPTALSAIARYANGDARVALNLLEFAAASAPVVNGRGFVDEAFLRSSVARRALIYDKAGEEHYNLISALHKSMRNSDPDAAVYWLARMLEGGEDPLYIARRLVRFASEDVGNADPQALAITVAAKDAVHFIGMPEANTALTQAVTYLSTAPKSNAVYRAYLRAAADAHTDRAEPVPLHLRNAPTKLMKTLEYGKGYEYAHDEADAVTGMDCLPPNLAGRKYYEPTDRGFEKELKRRLDSWAELKRRRRQ from the coding sequence ATGCGGCCCCGCTCGTTCGAAGAGTATGTCGGGCAGGACGCGCTGATGGGACCCGGCCGGCCCTTGCGCGAAGCCATCGAACGTGACCTGCTGCAGTCGGTCATTCTGTGGGGCCCGCCGGGCACGGGCAAGACGAGCCTCGCTCGGCTGATTGCCGAATCGACCCAGGCGCACTTCATCGCCTTCTCGGCCGTGCTCGCCGGCATCAAGGAGATCAAGGAGGTGATGGCCGAAGCCGAGCGGGCGCGTCACGCGCGGGGCCGCCGCACCATCCTGTTTATCGACGAGATCCACCGATTCAACAAGGCGCAACAGGACGCGTTCCTGCCGCGCGTCGAAGGCGGCGACATCGTGCTCATCGGCGCGACGACGGAGAATCCGTCTTTCGAGGTGAATGCCCCGCTGCTGTCGCGATCGCAGGTGTTCGTCCTCCAGCCACTGAGCGAATCCGACCTGCTGACGGTGCTGGCGCGGGCGACGAGCGATGCGGAGCGGGGTCTGGGTGCCGACCCGGTTGACGTCGAACCCACGGCCCTCTCTGCCATTGCCCGCTATGCCAATGGCGACGCCAGGGTCGCCCTGAATCTGCTCGAATTCGCGGCCGCATCCGCGCCTGTCGTCAATGGCCGCGGGTTTGTTGACGAGGCGTTTCTGCGATCGTCGGTGGCCCGCCGGGCGCTCATCTACGACAAGGCCGGCGAAGAGCACTACAACCTGATCTCCGCGCTGCACAAGTCCATGCGCAATAGTGATCCGGATGCGGCGGTGTACTGGCTGGCGCGTATGTTGGAGGGTGGCGAGGACCCGTTGTATATCGCGCGCCGGCTCGTGCGGTTCGCGTCGGAAGATGTCGGTAACGCTGATCCGCAGGCGCTCGCCATCACCGTGGCCGCCAAGGACGCGGTCCACTTCATCGGGATGCCGGAGGCCAACACCGCGCTGACTCAGGCCGTCACGTACCTGTCGACGGCGCCAAAGAGCAATGCCGTCTACCGCGCGTACCTCCGCGCCGCCGCAGACGCGCACACCGACCGCGCCGAACCGGTCCCGCTGCATCTGCGGAACGCCCCGACCAAGCTGATGAAAACGCTCGAGTACGGCAAGGGCTACGAGTACGCCCATGACGAGGCCGACGCCGTGACTGGTATGGACTGCCTGCCGCCGAACCTCGCCGGCAGAAAGTACTACGAGCCCACCGACCGCGGATTCGAGAAGGAACTAAAACGACGGCTGGACAGTTGGGCGGAACTCAAGCGCAGACGCCGCCAGTAG